The proteins below are encoded in one region of Rana temporaria chromosome 2, aRanTem1.1, whole genome shotgun sequence:
- the LOC120928370 gene encoding potassium voltage-gated channel subfamily E member 2-like: MSELGNLTLSMGTFVKFLLITAFDASKNTTQPEEKTQQTINHDDLVGAVTFIMVFIGIFSFFIVAVLVIAIRSRSYDQLGEQYLNNCNLVESDSTIEYFQGAKNLCHENKTVE; this comes from the coding sequence ATGTCGGAACTTGGGAACCTCACATTATCAATGGGCACCTTTGTCAAGTTCCTGCTGATCACAGCATTTGATGCTTCCAAGAACACCACCCAACCAGAAGAGAAGACCCAACAGACCATAAACCACGATGATCTTGTGGGAGCCGTCACCTTCATTATGGTCTTCATAGGCATATTTTCCTTCTTCATTGTTGCCGTGTTGGTGATTGCAATCAGATCCAGATCATATGACCAGCTGGGGGAACAGTATCTCAATAACTGCAATTTGGTGGAATCCGACTCAACAATTGAATATTTTCAGGGAGCTAAAAATCTTTGCCATGAAAAC